The sequence TGGCTCCCCGGGCGTGGGGTCTTTGTGCTTTCGGCATCAGGGAGCGGGGGCGTCCGGTCCGGCTGCGGGTAGGTCCAGGGTGGAGCGGGGGTTCTGGAAGGCGGATGCCCGGGCCGAGCCGGAACCGCGGCCTGCTAGTGGCGGACTGGGAAGGGTTCCgggaggcggggaggggggcGGACCCTGCTCCGCACGCCCATCGCCCGCCCCGGGCTCgcacacccacaccacacccacaccgaGCCTGTACCCTCACCCCTACCTGGCACCTGAGCCCAGCGCCCACCCAGGCTGACCCGATCCCGGGGGCTGGAGGCCCTGTAGCCCGGCCAGGCCCCCTCCCCACTCAGAGAGCCCCTCCTGCACCTGCCGCACCCGAGGGTTCCTCCCTCAGAGCTGGGGCAGCATGGGACCTGGCTGAGCGTCCCCGCAGGCCGCCATGGAGCCGGGCAGCGTGGAGAACCTGAGCATCGTGTACCACAGCCGAGACTTCCTGGTGGTCAGCAAGCACTGGGACGTGCGCATCGACAGCAGGGCCTGGCGCCACACCCTGACCCTGCAGGCCCAGCTGCGCCACCGCTTCCCGGAGCTGGCCGACCCCGACACCTTCTACGGGTTCAGGTGGGCGGGGGTGCGGGTTCACAAGGGACCAGGCAGGACCGGGGTCCTGGGCAGAGGAGCCCCATGGCAGGAAGCGGCTGCCGCTGGCCCCTGCTGACCCTCTGCCCGTCCAGGTTCTGCCACCAGTTGGACTTCTCCACCAGCGGGGTGCTCTGCGTGGCCCTGAGCAAGGCGGCTGCAGCCAGCGCCTATAAGTGCTTCAAGGAGCGGCGTGTCACCAAGGCCTACCTGGCCCTGGTAAGGCCTGGGCATGGGGATCGCTGTCCTTCACGCAGCTCCAGGGGCTCCCCACAGTGGCAGCCCATGAGCTACCCACACTCCTGCCCTCAGGTTCGGGGACACATCCAGGAGACTCGAGTGACCATCAGCTACGCCATCGGCCGGAGCAGTGTGGAGGGCCGGACACACACCATGTGCATCGAGGGTTCACCAGGTACTGGGCAGCCTGCgggcccagggctgcaggtgggcgGGTGGTGTTAGGGAGCCTGACAGCCTCCTTCCCACAGGCTGTGAGAACCCCAAGCCCAGCCTCACCGAGCTGGTGGTCCTGGAGCACGGGCTGTATGCTGGGGACCCCGTGTCCAAGGTGCTGCTGCAGCCCCTCACAGGTGTGTGGTGGGCACAGGTCAGCGCCACTGACCCCTGTCTCCTTGTCCGGGTGTGTTCCTGTGCCATAAGGAAGGACCTGGGCCCTCCGTGGGGCCCTGGGAAGCTGGCAAGAACTCAAGTGGGGGGCGGCCACAGGGGCCAAGCGCTATCCCctaacctcctcctcctcacaggCCGCACACACCAGCTGCGAGTGCACTGCAGTGCCCTAGGCCACCCGGTGGTGGGCGACCTGACCTATGGGCCGTCGACAGACCAGGAGGCTCAGCCCTTCCGCATGATGCTGCACGCACTGTACCTGCGAGTGCCCACACAGGCCGAGCGCGTGGAGGCCTGCACCCCTGACCCCTTTCTGCCCACCCTCGATGCCTGCTGGTGCCCCCACACCCTGCTGCAGCCGCTAGACCAGCTCATCCAGGACCTGCAAGATGCCCCTGACCCCCCACCCGCCGAAAGGGCCTCTGGACCTGACCGTTCCCTGCCACGCCCTGTCCGATGCCCTGAAACTGAAGCACAGCGGGCCTCTTGCCTGCAGTGGCTGTCAGAGTGGACACTGGAGCCAGACAATTGAGAGGGCAGGTGCTCCTGGGGACTGCAGGCACAGCCCCGGCACCTTCACACAGAACAGTTGGCTGGGCTCCCAGGATGGTCCT is a genomic window of Erinaceus europaeus chromosome 15, mEriEur2.1, whole genome shotgun sequence containing:
- the RPUSD1 gene encoding RNA pseudouridylate synthase domain-containing protein 1 isoform X1 — encoded protein: MLLACERLSPAGSVAPRAWGLCAFGIRERGRPVRLRAAMEPGSVENLSIVYHSRDFLVVSKHWDVRIDSRAWRHTLTLQAQLRHRFPELADPDTFYGFRFCHQLDFSTSGVLCVALSKAAAASAYKCFKERRVTKAYLALVRGHIQETRVTISYAIGRSSVEGRTHTMCIEGSPGCENPKPSLTELVVLEHGLYAGDPVSKVLLQPLTGRTHQLRVHCSALGHPVVGDLTYGPSTDQEAQPFRMMLHALYLRVPTQAERVEACTPDPFLPTLDACWCPHTLLQPLDQLIQDLQDAPDPPPAERASGPDRSLPRPVRCPETEAQRASCLQWLSEWTLEPDN
- the RPUSD1 gene encoding RNA pseudouridylate synthase domain-containing protein 1 isoform X2 — protein: MEPGSVENLSIVYHSRDFLVVSKHWDVRIDSRAWRHTLTLQAQLRHRFPELADPDTFYGFRFCHQLDFSTSGVLCVALSKAAAASAYKCFKERRVTKAYLALVRGHIQETRVTISYAIGRSSVEGRTHTMCIEGSPGCENPKPSLTELVVLEHGLYAGDPVSKVLLQPLTGRTHQLRVHCSALGHPVVGDLTYGPSTDQEAQPFRMMLHALYLRVPTQAERVEACTPDPFLPTLDACWCPHTLLQPLDQLIQDLQDAPDPPPAERASGPDRSLPRPVRCPETEAQRASCLQWLSEWTLEPDN